From Phyllopteryx taeniolatus isolate TA_2022b chromosome 18, UOR_Ptae_1.2, whole genome shotgun sequence, the proteins below share one genomic window:
- the fam49a gene encoding CYFIP-related Rac1 interactor A isoform X1: MGNLLKVLTCTELEQGPNFFLDFENAQPSEGECEVWNQVNAVLQDSESILSGLQAYKGAGQEIRDAIQSPSDFMLQERAWNSVCPLVIKLKKFYSFSLRLEEALRSLLESLTCPPCTPTQHLEKEQALAKQFAEILHFTLRFDELKMRIPAIQNDFSYYRRTISRNRINNMNLDIENEVNNEMANRMSLFYAEATPMLKTLSNATTNFVTENKTLPLENTTDCLSTMASICKVMLETPEYSSRFSSEDTLLFCMRVMVGVIILYDHVHPNGAFNKSSKIDMKGCIKVLKDQPADNVEGLLNALKFTTKHLNDESTPKNIRTMLQ, translated from the exons ATGGGGAATCTGTTAAAAGTGCTCACTTGCACCGAGCTTGAGCAGGGGCCAAACTTTTTCCTTGACTTTGAAA ATGCGCAGCCCTCAGAAGGAGAGTGTGAAGTCTGGAACCAGGTGAACGCCGTCCTCCAGGACTCTGAAAGCATCCTTTCAGGTCTACAGGCATACAAAGGAGCCGGACAGGAGATCAGAGAT GCAATTCAAAGCCCCAGTGACTTCATGCTTCAGGAGCGAGCCTGGAACTCAGTGTGCCCTCTTGTCATCAAACTCAAGAAGTTTTACAGTTTCTCTCTGAGACTAG AGGAGGCTCTACGGAGTTTGTTGGAGTCCCTGACATGTCCACCCTGCACGCCCACTCAGCATCTGGAAAAGGAACAGGCGTTGGCCAAGCAGTTTGCAGAAATCCTCCACTTCACTCTTCGCTTCGATGAGCTCAAG ATGAGGATTCCTGCCATTCAGAATGACTTCAGCTACTACAGAAGAACCATCAGTCGAAATCGGATAAACAACATGAAT TTGGATATTGAAAATGAAGTTAATAATGAGATGGCCAATAGGATGTCTCTGTTTTACGCTGAGGCCACGCCAATGCTAAAAACACTCAGCAACGCAACTACAAACTTTGTGACTGAG AACAAGACTCTTCCACTGGAGAACACGACAGACTGTCTGAGCACCATGGCCAGCATCTGTAAAGTCATGTTGGAGACACC GGAATATTCAAGTCGTTTCAGCAGCGAGGACACTCTCCTATTCTGCATGAGGGTCATGGTTGGCGTCATCATTCTCTATGACCATGTGCACCCCAACGGTGCCTTCAACAAGTCCTCCAAGATCGAC ATGAAGGGCTGCATAAAAGTGCTGAAAGACCAGCCTGCAGACAATGTAGAAGGCCTGCTGAATGCTCTCAA ATTCACCACTAAACACCTGAACGATGAGTCCACTCCAAAAAACATCCGGACAATGCTCCAgtaa
- the fam49a gene encoding CYFIP-related Rac1 interactor A isoform X2, producing the protein MGNLLKVLTREIENYPHFFLDFENAQPSEGECEVWNQVNAVLQDSESILSGLQAYKGAGQEIRDAIQSPSDFMLQERAWNSVCPLVIKLKKFYSFSLRLEEALRSLLESLTCPPCTPTQHLEKEQALAKQFAEILHFTLRFDELKMRIPAIQNDFSYYRRTISRNRINNMNLDIENEVNNEMANRMSLFYAEATPMLKTLSNATTNFVTENKTLPLENTTDCLSTMASICKVMLETPEYSSRFSSEDTLLFCMRVMVGVIILYDHVHPNGAFNKSSKIDMKGCIKVLKDQPADNVEGLLNALKFTTKHLNDESTPKNIRTMLQ; encoded by the exons ATGGGTAACCTGCTTAAAGTCCTTACAAGGGAAATAGAGAACTATCCACACTTTTTCCTGGACTTTGAAA ATGCGCAGCCCTCAGAAGGAGAGTGTGAAGTCTGGAACCAGGTGAACGCCGTCCTCCAGGACTCTGAAAGCATCCTTTCAGGTCTACAGGCATACAAAGGAGCCGGACAGGAGATCAGAGAT GCAATTCAAAGCCCCAGTGACTTCATGCTTCAGGAGCGAGCCTGGAACTCAGTGTGCCCTCTTGTCATCAAACTCAAGAAGTTTTACAGTTTCTCTCTGAGACTAG AGGAGGCTCTACGGAGTTTGTTGGAGTCCCTGACATGTCCACCCTGCACGCCCACTCAGCATCTGGAAAAGGAACAGGCGTTGGCCAAGCAGTTTGCAGAAATCCTCCACTTCACTCTTCGCTTCGATGAGCTCAAG ATGAGGATTCCTGCCATTCAGAATGACTTCAGCTACTACAGAAGAACCATCAGTCGAAATCGGATAAACAACATGAAT TTGGATATTGAAAATGAAGTTAATAATGAGATGGCCAATAGGATGTCTCTGTTTTACGCTGAGGCCACGCCAATGCTAAAAACACTCAGCAACGCAACTACAAACTTTGTGACTGAG AACAAGACTCTTCCACTGGAGAACACGACAGACTGTCTGAGCACCATGGCCAGCATCTGTAAAGTCATGTTGGAGACACC GGAATATTCAAGTCGTTTCAGCAGCGAGGACACTCTCCTATTCTGCATGAGGGTCATGGTTGGCGTCATCATTCTCTATGACCATGTGCACCCCAACGGTGCCTTCAACAAGTCCTCCAAGATCGAC ATGAAGGGCTGCATAAAAGTGCTGAAAGACCAGCCTGCAGACAATGTAGAAGGCCTGCTGAATGCTCTCAA ATTCACCACTAAACACCTGAACGATGAGTCCACTCCAAAAAACATCCGGACAATGCTCCAgtaa